The genomic stretch TCAATCCTCACCAGCACATCTCCCTTCAGGTCATTATAGACCTCTGCATTCTTCACGAAGGGATGGCTCTCTACCTTTTCTTCCAGCTTACTTAACTGGATATTTTCAAGTTTAGCGCCCTCCGAAAGATTAGGGAAGGTTTTGAGCAGCATGGATGAAATCTCATCTTCCTCCACAAAGTACACATCACTGATGCCGTTCACTTTCACCGACAACCCATGGTAGCTGCGCTCAGCTCCTTTCTTCTCCACAAAACCTATAAATCCCACCAACACCAACAAAAGTGCAGTGAATATGGCCGATTGCTTTATTTTCAATTGCTTCAGTCCCATTGCTCCATCAGGTTATTGATTGGATCCACTAATCGATCGATATCTCCCGCCCCCAAGGTCACCAGCACCGCTGGCCGTTGTTTATCCAAAAACTCCAGTAATTCATCCTTGGAATGCAAAGACTTCTCCTTTGCGCTGATCTTATCCATCAGCATCTCCGCATTCACTCCTTCTATCGGCAGCTCCCTGGCAGGGTAGATATCCAATAAAATCACTTCATCGGCCAGGGATAGTGCCTCTGAAAATCCGTCTGCAAAATCCCTCGTCCTGGTATACAGATGAGGCTGGAAAACTGCCGTAAGTTTTTGCTCGGGATACATCGCTCTCACTGACTTTAAAAAAGCCCTTATCTCCTCTGGATGATGGGCATAGTCATCGATGTAAACGCCCTTCTCATCCTGCCGCTTGATCTCAAATCGGCGCTTGACACCTTTAAACGTCTCAAGCCCCTCTCGGATGGCGGCTTCACTGATCCCGAAATGCAAGGCAATGGAAATTGATGCCAAGGCATTTTCCACATTGTGAAAGCCGGGCACACGTAAAACCAGCCCCTTGATGGTCTTCTCTTCGCTGACATAATCAAACTCAAAAGAGGCAATTCCAGCCTTGATATTCTCTGCCCTGACAGCCCCTTCTCCCAGTCCATATTGACGCAAAGTCAAACTGCCAAAATCATTCCTATTTAGCTTTTCAAGGGCATCTTTTTGAATAAATAACACCCCATCATCAGGAAGTAAACTGATGTACTTTTCGAAGTTTCTTGTAAGCTCCTGAGCATCACCATAAATATCCAAGTGATCGGCATCCACACTCGTCACCACAGCCACATTCGGATGTAATCTCAAAAAGGAACGGTCAAACTCATCCGCCTCTACCACTACGATCGGTTGCTCCTCATTTTCCTCATCATGTAGAATAAGGTTACTCTCATAATTCTGCGTAAGGCCGCCCAAAAAAGCGGCAATATTCTTACCAGCAAATTTCAGCATATGGGCCACCATACTGGAGGTTGTGGTTTTGCCATGGGTGCCGGCCACACCGACAGTATACATGGAAGACGTAATCATGCCAAGTACCTCCGAGCGCTTTTTCAGGTCAAAATCTTCCTTGATGAAGTGGTTGAGCTGTACGCTGTCTTTTGGTATCGCAGGCGTCCATACGATCAGCACATCTTCAGCATTTTCTTTGATGTTCGCAGGAATCGTATCCACGGTATCCTCATAGGTAATCTGTATCCCTTCCTCTTCAAGCTTTCTGGTCAAAGGGGATGGTGTCCGGTCATACCCGCTCACAGGGATACCGATATGGTTAAACCACCGGGCAATGGCACTCATGCCAATCCCGCCGATCCCCAGAAAATACACGCTATGTAACTTTTCCCAATTCATTTGATCAACGCTTCCAGTTTCTTTACAATCTCCCGGGCAGCATCTGGCTTGCCCATTTTCTTTATATTTTTGCCAAGGCGCTCCATTCCTTCAGGATCCGCCATAAGTCCGTCCACTTTTCCAACAAGTCCCTCCACAGCCTCATCATCGCTAAGTAATACCGCAGCATCTTTCTCTACACAGGCCAAGGCGTTTTTTGTCTGGTGGTCTTCGGCCACGTTAGGAGACGGAATGAAAATCACCGGCTTGCCTACCAAGCTCAATTCTGACACCGACAAGGCACCCGCTCTGGAAACCACCAGATCTGCAGCCGCATAGGCCAAGTCCATTTCCCGAATAAACTCCAGCGCATGCACATGCGCCAGCCCCGCTGAGACCAACTTCGCTGTCATTTCTTCAATATAAAACTTCCCTGTCTGCCAAAGCACCTGATAGCCTTGCTCCTCAAAATGCTTCATCGACGCCACCACTGCATTATTGATGGTCCTGGCGCCCAAGCTTCCTCCCAACACCAACACCACCTGTCGACCCGCTTCCAATCCAAAATGGCTCAGTGCCTGCTCTTTTTTGGCCCCAAGGTCCAAAATGTCCTTTCTCACTGGATTGCCGGTAAAATAAATCCTGTCAGCAGGAAAAAACTTTTCCATTCCCTCATACGCCACACAAAATGCCCTTGCCTTTTTGGCCAATAACTTGTTGGTCAACCCAGCGAAGGAATTTTGCTCTTGGATCAGCGTGGGAATCCCTTGCTGTTGGGCCACGTATAGCAATGGTCCACTGGCATATCCTCCAACACCTACTACTGCATGAGGCTTAAACCGCTTGATCAGTTTTTTGGCTTTGTTGATACTGTCCCAAAGCTTAAAGGGAAAGCTCAGGTTTTGCAGGGTAAGCCTGCGTTGAAGTCCTGCCACGGGTAAGCCTTCGATGGTATAACCTGCTTCCGGGACTTTTTGCATCTCCATTTTTCCTTCAGCACCGACGAAAAGGATTTCACTTTCCGGGTACCGCTCAGCCCAAGCATGGGCGATGGCTATAGCCGGATAAATATGTCCGCCTGTACCACCTCCACTGATCATGATTCGATATGTTTCCTTCGCTTCGATAAATTTTTTATTTACTGCGCCATCTGCATGGCATTTTTATTTCCTACATTCATTTCTCCTACAAAACCATCTTCATGATCTCCTCGGCTGACACTCAGGATAATTCCCAGCGAAACCCCTGTAAACAACAGGGACGTCCCCCCCATGCTGAGCAATGGCAATGGCTGACCGGTAATCGGTCCCAGTCCCACTGCCACGGCCATATTGACCATGGCCTGGATGACCAACGCAAAGCTTAACCCGGCCGAAAGCAGCCCTCCAAATGGCCGATTGGAAATCGCCACCACTCGCATTCCCCGATAGAGCAATGCCAGGTACAGGAACAGCACCACGCCTCCACCCACCATTCCATATTCCTCAATGATAATGGCATAGATAAAATCAGAGTACGGATGGGGAAGGGAATTTCGCTGTTCGCTATTGCCAGGGCCCTTACCTGCCACTCCTCCCGTAGCGATCGCCATATAAGATTGCTGTGCCTGATAAGGA from Echinicola soli encodes the following:
- the murC gene encoding UDP-N-acetylmuramate--L-alanine ligase produces the protein MNWEKLHSVYFLGIGGIGMSAIARWFNHIGIPVSGYDRTPSPLTRKLEEEGIQITYEDTVDTIPANIKENAEDVLIVWTPAIPKDSVQLNHFIKEDFDLKKRSEVLGMITSSMYTVGVAGTHGKTTTSSMVAHMLKFAGKNIAAFLGGLTQNYESNLILHDEENEEQPIVVVEADEFDRSFLRLHPNVAVVTSVDADHLDIYGDAQELTRNFEKYISLLPDDGVLFIQKDALEKLNRNDFGSLTLRQYGLGEGAVRAENIKAGIASFEFDYVSEEKTIKGLVLRVPGFHNVENALASISIALHFGISEAAIREGLETFKGVKRRFEIKRQDEKGVYIDDYAHHPEEIRAFLKSVRAMYPEQKLTAVFQPHLYTRTRDFADGFSEALSLADEVILLDIYPARELPIEGVNAEMLMDKISAKEKSLHSKDELLEFLDKQRPAVLVTLGAGDIDRLVDPINNLMEQWD
- the murG gene encoding undecaprenyldiphospho-muramoylpentapeptide beta-N-acetylglucosaminyltransferase, which gives rise to MEAKETYRIMISGGGTGGHIYPAIAIAHAWAERYPESEILFVGAEGKMEMQKVPEAGYTIEGLPVAGLQRRLTLQNLSFPFKLWDSINKAKKLIKRFKPHAVVGVGGYASGPLLYVAQQQGIPTLIQEQNSFAGLTNKLLAKKARAFCVAYEGMEKFFPADRIYFTGNPVRKDILDLGAKKEQALSHFGLEAGRQVVLVLGGSLGARTINNAVVASMKHFEEQGYQVLWQTGKFYIEEMTAKLVSAGLAHVHALEFIREMDLAYAAADLVVSRAGALSVSELSLVGKPVIFIPSPNVAEDHQTKNALACVEKDAAVLLSDDEAVEGLVGKVDGLMADPEGMERLGKNIKKMGKPDAAREIVKKLEALIK